A stretch of the Glutamicibacter sp. JL.03c genome encodes the following:
- a CDS encoding LacI family DNA-binding transcriptional regulator: MAGIKDVAQAAGVSVATVSRALSGRGSVSTAAQKAVQRAATELGYVVSSSASGLASGRTRNIGVLVPVINHWFYASVLEGISSRLMDEGYDTTLYQLTKDRTQREKVFSDFLLRQRVDAVIAVNVELNAEEVQALHALDKPLVGVGGPLPGVPTLHVDDEGISALATQHLISLGHRRIGFIGGNEETDVDFRVPSHRRTGYEQALHEAGIKVDENLCVGADFTMPQAYAAAKQLLGDPSGHPTALMAASDEMAIGAILAARDLGLQVPRDLSVIGVDNHDLAEMFGLTTIEQRPHEQGELAVAMLLRAIRGEEPAHAHKVDHRLVVRSSTTRPLDAA, from the coding sequence GTGGCCGGGATCAAAGATGTCGCTCAAGCTGCCGGGGTCTCGGTGGCAACGGTCTCCCGCGCGCTCTCCGGTCGAGGATCGGTGTCCACGGCGGCCCAAAAAGCAGTGCAGCGCGCCGCCACGGAGCTGGGATACGTCGTTTCCTCCTCGGCCTCCGGACTGGCTTCGGGCCGCACCAGGAACATTGGCGTGCTCGTCCCGGTGATCAACCACTGGTTCTATGCCAGCGTGCTCGAAGGCATTTCCAGCAGGCTCATGGACGAAGGCTACGACACCACCCTCTATCAGCTGACAAAAGATCGCACCCAGAGGGAAAAGGTCTTCTCCGACTTCCTGCTGCGCCAGCGCGTCGACGCGGTCATCGCCGTAAACGTCGAGCTGAACGCCGAGGAAGTCCAGGCCTTGCATGCCCTGGATAAGCCCTTGGTCGGCGTCGGCGGTCCACTGCCCGGGGTGCCCACCTTGCACGTTGATGACGAAGGAATCTCAGCACTAGCGACCCAGCATCTGATTTCCCTCGGACATCGGCGCATCGGATTCATCGGGGGCAATGAGGAAACCGACGTGGACTTCCGGGTTCCCAGCCATCGTCGCACCGGCTATGAGCAAGCGCTGCACGAGGCCGGGATCAAGGTGGATGAGAACCTCTGCGTGGGGGCCGACTTCACCATGCCCCAGGCCTACGCCGCGGCGAAGCAGCTGCTGGGCGACCCCTCCGGACACCCCACCGCGCTCATGGCAGCCAGCGACGAAATGGCCATCGGGGCGATCCTCGCCGCCCGCGACTTGGGCCTGCAGGTCCCCCGCGACCTTTCAGTGATCGGCGTGGACAATCATGACCTTGCCGAAATGTTCGGCTTGACCACGATCGAGCAGCGGCCGCATGAGCAAGGCGAGCTCGCGGTAGCGATGCTGCTTCGAGCCATCCGGGGCGAGGAGCCGGCCCATGCGCACAAGGTCGACCATCGCCTGGTGGTTCGCTCTTCCACCACCCGCCCGCTCGACGCCGCCTAG
- a CDS encoding glycoside hydrolase family 13 protein: MTQTRSEADNPLQSEDSQWWRSSVIYQIYPRSFADSNADGMGDLRGITQNLESIAELSVDAIWLSPFFTSPQKDAGYDVANYCDVDPLFGTLEDFDTMVARAHGLGLKVIIDLVPNHCSDQHPWFQQALAAAPGSPERDRFIFMDPPAQGHPNNWESVFGGPMWTPTTNPDGSAGQSYLHIFDSSQPDFNWKNPEVRAMFRDVLRFWLDRGTDGFRVDVAHGLIKAEGLPDFTPDPTSASMGGTEELAPWWGQDGVHEIYREWRQVMDEYEGDRVLCAEAWVNPLSLMAKWVRNDEMHQAFNFPYLSCAFDARQIRATIDESLHEFGAVGAPSTWVLSNHDVVRHATRLALTEDNPQGEGIGPMTPNLPDPVVGLRRARSSTALMLALPGGAYLYQGEELGLPEAIELPDEARQDPTWFRTHGERYGRDGCRVPLPWTSEAPAFGFSQNGESWLPQPSSWAPYARDAQRKDPDSTLSLYRRLLELRKEHDLGTGELAWASEEDSDVLVFSNGKVLVVANFGANTQDLPELARGAQELVRSQPADGSAPETIPAESTIWYLLP; this comes from the coding sequence ATGACTCAAACACGCTCTGAAGCTGATAACCCTTTGCAATCCGAGGACTCTCAATGGTGGCGTTCCTCGGTGATCTACCAGATCTACCCGCGTTCCTTCGCCGATTCCAATGCCGATGGCATGGGCGATCTGCGCGGCATTACCCAGAATCTGGAGAGCATCGCCGAGCTGTCGGTTGATGCTATTTGGCTTTCGCCGTTCTTCACATCTCCGCAGAAGGATGCCGGCTACGACGTCGCCAACTACTGCGACGTAGACCCGCTTTTTGGCACTCTCGAAGACTTCGACACGATGGTTGCCAGGGCCCACGGTCTAGGACTGAAAGTCATTATCGACCTCGTGCCAAACCACTGCTCCGACCAGCATCCGTGGTTCCAGCAGGCCCTGGCCGCAGCTCCCGGCTCCCCGGAACGCGACCGTTTTATCTTCATGGATCCTCCGGCGCAGGGTCACCCTAATAACTGGGAATCGGTGTTCGGTGGTCCGATGTGGACACCAACTACCAACCCTGATGGCAGTGCGGGCCAGTCCTACCTACACATCTTCGATTCCTCGCAGCCTGACTTCAACTGGAAGAATCCCGAGGTGCGAGCGATGTTCCGCGACGTGCTGCGCTTCTGGCTGGATCGCGGCACAGATGGCTTCCGCGTTGATGTGGCTCACGGGCTCATCAAGGCCGAAGGCCTGCCGGACTTCACTCCGGATCCAACGTCCGCTTCGATGGGCGGCACCGAAGAACTCGCCCCGTGGTGGGGCCAAGATGGCGTGCACGAAATCTACCGCGAATGGCGCCAGGTGATGGACGAGTACGAAGGCGACCGTGTGCTGTGCGCAGAAGCCTGGGTCAACCCGCTATCCCTCATGGCCAAGTGGGTCCGCAATGACGAGATGCATCAAGCCTTCAACTTCCCGTATCTGTCCTGCGCTTTCGATGCTCGGCAGATCCGGGCCACCATCGATGAGTCCCTCCATGAATTCGGTGCCGTCGGCGCGCCGAGCACGTGGGTCTTGTCCAACCATGACGTCGTGCGGCACGCCACCCGATTGGCTCTCACTGAGGATAATCCCCAGGGTGAAGGCATCGGCCCGATGACGCCAAACCTTCCGGATCCCGTCGTCGGCCTGCGCCGGGCACGTTCCTCAACCGCGCTCATGCTGGCCCTGCCGGGTGGCGCGTACCTGTACCAAGGCGAGGAGCTCGGGCTGCCCGAGGCCATTGAGCTGCCAGATGAGGCTCGCCAGGATCCAACGTGGTTCCGCACCCATGGCGAACGCTACGGCCGCGATGGCTGCCGCGTACCGCTGCCATGGACAAGCGAGGCTCCAGCCTTCGGCTTCAGCCAGAACGGAGAAAGCTGGTTGCCGCAGCCAAGCTCCTGGGCACCCTACGCCCGAGACGCGCAGCGAAAAGATCCGGATTCCACGTTGAGCCTCTACCGCCGCCTGCTTGAACTGCGCAAGGAGCACGATCTGGGCACCGGTGAGCTGGCTTGGGCCAGCGAAGAGGACTCCGACGTGCTGGTCTTCAGCAATGGCAAAGTGCTGGTTGTCGCCAACTTCGGCGCCAACACGCAGGATCTTCCCGAGCTTGCCCGAGGCGCACAGGAACTGGTGCGCAGCCAGCCAGCAGATGGTTCGGCTCCGGAGACGATTCCGGCTGAATCGACCATCTGGTACTTGCTGCCCTAG